CCTTGCGGAGATTCTCACGACGGGAGTTGGTGATGCGCAGGCCGAGCGACAGCTTCAGCATGGCCGGGGCACCCGAGCGGTAGAGGGTGCGTACGGAGGAGGTCGGGTACCACGGTGCGCCGTGGGGGCCGAGGTCCTGGAGGAGGCCCGCTTCCAGGAGAGCGGCGGTGGCGGGGCGGTGCCTGAGCTCGCGCATCTGCCACGGATGCAGCGGCAGGGCGACGTGACCTTGTGGCAGCGGCAGGTCCGGACCGGCGAGGCGGGCGGTGAGCTGCTCGGCCGGGAGGGTCCGTCCGCGCTCGGTCCAGGCCGAGTCCGTGGCGAGGACGGACGGGGCGACAGCGAGCCAGTGCAGGGCGAAGGCGCCGCGCAACTCCGGTGAGTAGAGCCGGGATTCGGTGTCCGAGAGGCCCTCGCGGCTCTTCGGAGTGGGGTGCAGGGGGTGGCCGAGGAGCAGGGACTGTTCTGCGGCGAGGAAGAGGTCGGGCTCGTCGCCGGGGTTGTTCCGGCGGTCGGCGATGAAAGTGGCGGTGCGCCGCACCGAATCGGCGACGCGGCCGACGAGGTCCCCTCCCTCGACCCGATCGCCGTCGCTGTCGCCGTCGCTGCCAGGGCTGGGGATGGGGTTGGCGCCTGTGACCATGCCGGCCCACGCCTCTGCCTGCCCGTCCGGATCGGTGGCTCCGCTCCGCTGGCCGGTCTCGCGGCCCAGCAGGGCGGCGACGGTGACGGCGTCGGCCGGGGGTGCGCTCTGGGGGCCGTCTTCCAGGTACGGGAGGCCGAAGCGGTGCCAGCCGGTGGCCGACCAGTAGTACACGGGGACGAGGAGGGCGGTGCCGCTGGCTTCGAGCGGGATACGGAGTGCGCCCTGTTCGGGGGCGGGGAAGTCGTTCTCGCGTACCCAGCAGCGCAGGAGGTTCTCGATGGCGGCCACCTGCGCGGCGGTGTGCGGATCGGGGTGCTCCAGGAGATCGGCGGTCGCGCCTCGCAGTTGCCCGGACTGCCGGCCTCCCTTCTGCCGGGGGACCGTACCGGGCTCCGCCACCAGCGAGGATTGCGTGCCGCACGCGCCTGGGACGTGGGGGTGGGGTGGACCGTCGGATGCGGGGGTGGCGTTCAAGAGGGCTTCCTTGTGAAGTCGTTCGGGCTCCGGGGCGACGGGCTGGAGCTGTGCTGATGTCTCGTGGCCGTCCGTGAGGTGGAACGGCCCGGGTCCGGTGTGGCTATCCGTGGTGCGGACGCGCCGCCGCGGAGATCGCGTCGGAGAGGCGGTCGAGGATTGCGGCCGCCTGCTCGTCCGTGATGGTGAGAGGAGGAAGGAGGCGTACGACGCTGGAGTGCCGTCCACCCAGCTCGACGATGAGGCCGCGGCGCAGGCATTCGCGTTGCACCGCTGCGGCGATTTCGGGCGCCGGGGACGGCGGCCGCGGGGAGCGCGACAGGAGTCCGGCGGTGGCACTCGGGGTGCCGTTGCCGCCCGAAGTGCCTGTGCCGTCCGGCGCGGCCGGGTCCACGAGTTCGACGCCGATCATCAGGCCCCTGCCGCGGACATCGCCGATGCAGGGGTGTTCGGAGGCCAGGGAGCGCAGTTGGGCGAGCATGCGGGTGCCCAGAACTCCCGCGCGTTCCGCGAGGCCGTTCTCACGGACGTACGCGAGGGTGGCCGCGCCCGCAGCCATGGCGAGCTGATTGCCGCGGAAGGTGCCCGCGTGGGCGCCGGGCTGCCAGACGTCGAGGTCGTC
This Streptomyces sp. NBC_01283 DNA region includes the following protein-coding sequences:
- a CDS encoding IucA/IucC family siderophore biosynthesis protein, which translates into the protein MNATPASDGPPHPHVPGACGTQSSLVAEPGTVPRQKGGRQSGQLRGATADLLEHPDPHTAAQVAAIENLLRCWVRENDFPAPEQGALRIPLEASGTALLVPVYYWSATGWHRFGLPYLEDGPQSAPPADAVTVAALLGRETGQRSGATDPDGQAEAWAGMVTGANPIPSPGSDGDSDGDRVEGGDLVGRVADSVRRTATFIADRRNNPGDEPDLFLAAEQSLLLGHPLHPTPKSREGLSDTESRLYSPELRGAFALHWLAVAPSVLATDSAWTERGRTLPAEQLTARLAGPDLPLPQGHVALPLHPWQMRELRHRPATAALLEAGLLQDLGPHGAPWYPTSSVRTLYRSGAPAMLKLSLGLRITNSRRENLRKELHRGVEVHRLLRSGLAEQWQAVHPGFDVIRDPAWLAVTGPDGAPVTGLDVMIRHNPFGPGDDATCIAGLVSPRPSPHSTGHDRAPMRSRLGEIVTRLAGRTGRPRGAVATEWFLRYLENVVRPVLWLDSEAGVALEAHQQNTLLLLDADGWPVGGRYRDNQGYYFRESRRAELGRRLPGIGEHSDTFVSDEVADERFAYYLGINNVLGLIGALGAQRLADEQLLLAAFRRFLGDTVSGPAALRTPLPALLLDSPVLRCKANLLTRLRGLDELVGPVDTQSVYVSIANPLHP